A single window of Loxodonta africana isolate mLoxAfr1 chromosome 10, mLoxAfr1.hap2, whole genome shotgun sequence DNA harbors:
- the MLH3 gene encoding DNA mismatch repair protein Mlh3 isoform X2 → MIKCLSDEVQAKLRSGLAINSLGQCVEELTLNSIDAEAKCVAVRVNMETFQVQVIDNGFGMGSDDVDKVGNRYFTSKCNSVQDLENPRFYGFRGEALASIADMASAVEISSKKNRTMKTFVKLFQSGKALEACEADLTRPSVGTTVTVYNLFYQLPVRRKCMDPRLEFEKVRQRIEALSLMHPSISFSLRNDVSGSMVLQLPKTKDICSRFCQIYGLGRSQKLREIKFKYREFELSGYISSEAHYNKNMQFLFVNKRLVLRTKLHKLIDFLLRKESIICKPKNGSASRQMNSCPRHRSNPELHGIYIMNVQCQFSEYDVCMEPAKTLIEFQNWDTLLVCIQEGVKTFLKQEKLFVELSGEDIKEFSEDNDFSLLGTALQKHMSSDEKCDQVSFQEACNNIVDSYEMFNLQSKAVKRKATVEDIDTQNSRGSEVIRKKTNDSFLPSCKPGGSANSKIMESSLQKRENSCSESELLEQETVEALESEENEKQKKTCSKLNSPEDPCGTSSELFASPFQAPHHFEDSEKDLEIQKVSTTVNGMAANILKNNIIQSQPERVKDATEMGCQPLPFETIFLRANGTQRGEEEKRKKETSNYGGKNIFSYGQVKLCSTGFITHVVQNEQTKSTGTEHSFKNCVRPGPVSARETFGNRTGHSVETPGIEDLTSTLSKEAAQLPNKVFCRTNISYKLENKPVGTYKNLAVFQEHSTKSRTSCLLPDTSSSFPWYKDVLNGSKKTDKLIGSSQPVAQKKLSLNSQLGSLEKFKRQYGKVKNPLNTEVEENNNFEIATDFSPQAESDIPLEDKNHLDNSDTCKISLKRNDSNGSCEPVSHILYSEKFPFSKEESCLEQETPCLRESPIKELFHLDRKSLNVEKSLASKLSRMKGSEREPQTMEIMSHFNELPQSDSSRKDRLTLDSCKLFRNEQKNPESSIIPMSDSVAQDNSVNKDRETPDNNTTGNCVIPETPLVLPSNNSQIISKDSGDPIPSEPQVGNTDSPSGVLVSHVADSTADQNETGFQSEESNARACSENEDSNTCPVDWQQHFDVALGRMVYINKITGLSTFIAPAEDTRAACTKDLTTVAVNVVLENDTVGDAVGSRSLQSLFSGWDNPVFARYPEVAVDVSSAQAESLAVKIHNILYPYRFTKEMIHSMQVLQQVDNKFIVCLMSTKTEENGEAGGNLLVLVDQHAAHERVRLEQLIIDSYEKQQPQGSGRKKLLSSTISPPLEITVTEEQRRLLWCYHKNLEDLGLEFIFPDTSDSLVLVGKVPLCFVEREANELRRGRSTVTKSIVEEFIREQVELLQATGSIQGTLPLTVQKVLASQACHGAIKFNDGLSLAESHRLIEALSRCQLPFQCAHGRPSMLPLADTDHLDQEKQIKPNLAKLRKMAQAWSFFGKAEGCDTRQSLQAPVPPCEPK, encoded by the exons ATGATCAAGTGCTTATCCGATGAAGTACAAGCCAAATTGCGTTCTGGTTTGGCCATAAACTCCTTAGGCCAATGTGTTGAGGAGCTTACCCTCAACAGTATTGATGCTGAAGCAAAATGTGTGGCTGTCAGGGTGAATATGGAAACCTTCCAAGTTCAAGTGATAGACAATGGATTTGGGATGGGGAGTGATGATGTAGACAAGGTGGGAAATCGTTATTTTACTAGTAAATGCAACTCTGTACAGGACTTGGAAAACCCAAGGTTTTATGGTTTCCGAGGGGAGGCCTTGGCAAGTATAGCTGACATGGCCAGTGCTGTGGAAATTTCATCCAAGAAAAACAGGACAATGAAAACTTTTGTGAAACTGTTTCAGAGTGGGAAAGCCCTGGAAGCTTGTGAAGCTGATTTGACTAGACCAAGTGTCGGGACAACAGTAACAGTATATAACCTATTTTACCAGTTACCTGTAAGGAGAAAATGCATGGATCCTAGACTGGAGTTTGAGAAGGTTAGGCAGAGGATAGAAGCTCTCTCACTCATGCATCcttccatatctttctccttGAGAAATGATGTTTCTGGTTCCATGGTTCTTCAGctccctaaaaccaaagacatatgTTCCCGATTTTGTCAAATTTATGGACTGGGTAGGTCCCAAAAgttaagagaaataaaatttaagtacAGGGAGTTTGAGCTCAGTGGATATATCAGCTCTGAAGCACATTACAATAAGAATATGCAGTTTTTGTTTGTGAACAAAAGACTAGTTTTAAGGACAAAATTGCATAAACTCATTGACTTTTTATTAAGGAAAGAAAGTATTATATGCAAGCCAAAGAATGGCTCTGCCAGTAGGCAAATGAATTCATGTCCTCGGCATCGGTCTAACCCAGAACTCCATGGGATATATATAATGAACGTGCAGTGCCAGTTCTCTGAGTATGATGTATGCATGGAGCCAGCAAAAACTCTGATTGAGTTTCAGAACTGGGATACTCTCTTGGTTTGCATTCAGGAAGGAGTAAAAACGTTTTTAAAGCAAGAAAAATTATTTGTGGAATTATCAGGTGAGGACATTAAGGAATTTAGTGAAGATAATGATTTTAGTTTACTTGGTACTGCTCTTCAGAAGCATATGTCCTCTGATGAGAAGTGTGACCAGGTCAGTTTCCAGGAAGCGTGTAATAATATTGTGGATTCCTATGAAATGTTTAATTTGCAATCAAAAGCTGTGAAGAGAAAAGCTACTGTGGAAGACATAGACACACAGAATTCTAGGGGTTCAGAAGTGATcagaaaaaagacaaatgattcGTTTTTGCCCAGCTGTAAACCAGGTGGCTCAGCCAATAGTAAAATTATGGAGTCATCTTTACAAAAGAGAGAGAACTCTTGCTCAGAGTCAGAGCTCTTAGAACAGGAGACAGTTGAAGCATTAGAAtcagaagaaaatgagaaacaaaaaaaaacttgctcGAAACTTAACTCTCCAGAAGACCCATGTGGAACCAGTTCGGAGTTGTTTGCAAGCCCTTTTCAGGCACCACATCACTTTGAGGATAGTGAGAAAGATCTAGAAATACAGAAAGTAAGTACCACTGTTAATGGCATGGCTGCCAACATCCTGAAAAATAATATAATTCAGAGTCAACCAGAGAGAGTTAAAGATGCTACTGAAATGGGATGCCAACCTTTGCCCTTTGAGACAATATTTTTGAGAGCAAATGGTACTCAGAGAGgagaagaagagaaaaggaaaaaagagactaGTAATTATGGAGGCAAAAACATTTTTAGTTATGGACAAGTTAAATTGTGTTCCACTGGCTTTATAACTCATGTGGTACAAAATGAGCAAACTAAATCAACTGGAACAgaacattcatttaaaaattgtGTTCGACCTGGTCCTGTGAGTGCCAGAGAAACATTTGGAAATAGAACAGGCCATTCAGTTGAGACTCCAGGCATCGAAGATTTAACCAGCACTTTAAGTAAAGAAGCTGCTCAACTGCCGAACAAAGTATTTTGTAGAACAAATATAAGTTATAAACTAGAGAACAAACCTGTAGGAACTTACAAAAATCTTGCTGTTTTTCAGGAACATAGTACAAAATCACGTACAAGTTGCTTATTACCTGATACATCCTCTTCTTTTCCTTGGTATAAAGATGTTTTAAATGGTAGTAAGAAAACAGATAAATTGATTGGTTCCTCCCAACCAGTAGCCCAAAAGAAGCTAAGCTTGAATTCACAGCTAGGATCCTTAGAGAAGTTTAAGAGGCAATATGGGAAAGTTAAAAATCCTCTGAATACAGAAGTGGaggaaaataataattttgaaatCGCTACTGATTTCAGTCCTCAAGCTGAATCTGACATTCCATTGGAAGACAAAAACCACTTAGATAACTCTGATACTTGTAAAATCTCTTTGAAACGTAATGATTCAAATGGTAGTTGTGAACCAGTAAGTCACATCCTTTACTCAGAGAAGTTTCCATTCTCCAAGGAAGAAAGCTGTTTGGAACAAGAGACACCTTGTTTGAGAGAAAGCCCTATAAAGGAGTTATTTCACCTTGACAGAAAATCCTTGAATGTTGAGAAGTCACTAGCCTCTAAATTGTCCAGAATGAAGGGTTCCGAAAGAGAGCCTCAAACAATGGAGATTATGAGTCATTTTAACGAACTTCCACAATCAGATTCCAGCAGGAAAGACAGATTAACCCTAGATTCTTGCAAATTATTCAGAAATGAGCAAAAAAATCCAGAAAGTAGCATCATCCCAATGTCAGACTCTGTTGCACAGGATAATTCCGTCAATAAAGATAGAgaaacacctgacaacaatacAACAGGGAACTGTGTGATACCGGAAACTCCTTTGGTATTGCCCTCTAATAATTCTCAAATTATCAGTAAAGATTCAGGTGATCCTATACCTTCAGAACCGCAGGTAGGAAATACTGACTCTCCCAGTGGAGTGTTGGTGAGCCACGTAGCCGATTCCACAGCCGACCAAAATGAAACTGGTTTTCAGAGTGAGGAATCTAACGCAAGAGCTTGTTCTGAAAATGAAGACTCAAACACGTGTCCTGTGGATTGGCAGCAGCATTTCGATGTCGCCTTGGGAAGAATGGTTTACATCAACAAAATAACTGGACTTAGCACATTCATTGCTCCTGCTGAGGACACTCGGGCCGCTTGTACGAAAGATCTGACAACCGTGGCTGTGAATGTCGTTCTTGAGAATG ATACCGTGGGTGATGCTGTGGGGAGCAGATCACTTCAGTCCTTGTTCTCCGGATGGGACAATCCAGTATTTGCCCGTTATCCAGAG GTTGCTGTTGATGTAAGCAGTGCCCAGGCTGAGAGCTTAGCAGTGAAAATTCACAACATCTTGTATCCTTATCGTTTCACCAAAGAAATGATTCATTCGATGCAG GTTCTCCAGCAAGTGGATAACAAGTTTATTGTCTGTTTAATGAGCACCAAGACTGAAGAGAATGGTGAGGCAG GTGGAAACCTGCTGGTATTGGTGGATCAGCATGCTGCCCATGAGCGTGTTCGTTTGGAGCAGCTTATTATTG ATTCCTATGAGAAGCAACAGCCACAAGGCTCTGGTCGGAAAAAACTACTATCTTCTACTATCAGTCCGCCACTAGAGATAACAGTGACGGAGGAACAGAGGAGACTCTTGTG GTGTTACCACAAAAACCTGGAAGATCTGGGCCTTGAATTTATATTTCCAGACACTAGTGATTCTCTGGTCCTTGTGGGAAAAGTACCACTCTGTTTTGTAGAAAGAGAAGCCAATGAACTTCGAAGAGGAAGATCCACTGTGACCAAGAGTATTGTGGAG gAATTTATTCGAGAACAAGTGGAG CTACTCCAGGCCACAGGAAGCATCCAAGGGACTTTGCCACTGACTGTCCAGAAGGTGTTAGCATCCCAAGCCTGCCATG GGGCCATTAAGTTTAATGATGGTCTGAGCCTAGCAGAGAGCCATCGCCTTATTGAAGCTCTGTCCCGGTGCCAGCTGCCATTCCAGTGTGCTCACGGGAGACCTTCTATGCTGCCGTTAGCTGACACAGACCATTTGGATCAGGAAAAACAG ATTAAACCCAATCTTGCTAAACTTCGCAAAATGGCCCAGGCCTGGAGTTTCTTTGGAAAAGCAGAAGGATGTGATACAAGGCAGAGCCTCCAGGCACCTGTACCTCCTTGTGAGCCAAAGTGA
- the MLH3 gene encoding DNA mismatch repair protein Mlh3 isoform X1 codes for MIKCLSDEVQAKLRSGLAINSLGQCVEELTLNSIDAEAKCVAVRVNMETFQVQVIDNGFGMGSDDVDKVGNRYFTSKCNSVQDLENPRFYGFRGEALASIADMASAVEISSKKNRTMKTFVKLFQSGKALEACEADLTRPSVGTTVTVYNLFYQLPVRRKCMDPRLEFEKVRQRIEALSLMHPSISFSLRNDVSGSMVLQLPKTKDICSRFCQIYGLGRSQKLREIKFKYREFELSGYISSEAHYNKNMQFLFVNKRLVLRTKLHKLIDFLLRKESIICKPKNGSASRQMNSCPRHRSNPELHGIYIMNVQCQFSEYDVCMEPAKTLIEFQNWDTLLVCIQEGVKTFLKQEKLFVELSGEDIKEFSEDNDFSLLGTALQKHMSSDEKCDQVSFQEACNNIVDSYEMFNLQSKAVKRKATVEDIDTQNSRGSEVIRKKTNDSFLPSCKPGGSANSKIMESSLQKRENSCSESELLEQETVEALESEENEKQKKTCSKLNSPEDPCGTSSELFASPFQAPHHFEDSEKDLEIQKVSTTVNGMAANILKNNIIQSQPERVKDATEMGCQPLPFETIFLRANGTQRGEEEKRKKETSNYGGKNIFSYGQVKLCSTGFITHVVQNEQTKSTGTEHSFKNCVRPGPVSARETFGNRTGHSVETPGIEDLTSTLSKEAAQLPNKVFCRTNISYKLENKPVGTYKNLAVFQEHSTKSRTSCLLPDTSSSFPWYKDVLNGSKKTDKLIGSSQPVAQKKLSLNSQLGSLEKFKRQYGKVKNPLNTEVEENNNFEIATDFSPQAESDIPLEDKNHLDNSDTCKISLKRNDSNGSCEPVSHILYSEKFPFSKEESCLEQETPCLRESPIKELFHLDRKSLNVEKSLASKLSRMKGSEREPQTMEIMSHFNELPQSDSSRKDRLTLDSCKLFRNEQKNPESSIIPMSDSVAQDNSVNKDRETPDNNTTGNCVIPETPLVLPSNNSQIISKDSGDPIPSEPQVGNTDSPSGVLVSHVADSTADQNETGFQSEESNARACSENEDSNTCPVDWQQHFDVALGRMVYINKITGLSTFIAPAEDTRAACTKDLTTVAVNVVLENGSQYRCHPFRSDLVLPFLPRAREERAVMRPNNRDTVGDAVGSRSLQSLFSGWDNPVFARYPEVAVDVSSAQAESLAVKIHNILYPYRFTKEMIHSMQVLQQVDNKFIVCLMSTKTEENGEAGGNLLVLVDQHAAHERVRLEQLIIDSYEKQQPQGSGRKKLLSSTISPPLEITVTEEQRRLLWCYHKNLEDLGLEFIFPDTSDSLVLVGKVPLCFVEREANELRRGRSTVTKSIVEEFIREQVELLQATGSIQGTLPLTVQKVLASQACHGAIKFNDGLSLAESHRLIEALSRCQLPFQCAHGRPSMLPLADTDHLDQEKQIKPNLAKLRKMAQAWSFFGKAEGCDTRQSLQAPVPPCEPK; via the exons ATGATCAAGTGCTTATCCGATGAAGTACAAGCCAAATTGCGTTCTGGTTTGGCCATAAACTCCTTAGGCCAATGTGTTGAGGAGCTTACCCTCAACAGTATTGATGCTGAAGCAAAATGTGTGGCTGTCAGGGTGAATATGGAAACCTTCCAAGTTCAAGTGATAGACAATGGATTTGGGATGGGGAGTGATGATGTAGACAAGGTGGGAAATCGTTATTTTACTAGTAAATGCAACTCTGTACAGGACTTGGAAAACCCAAGGTTTTATGGTTTCCGAGGGGAGGCCTTGGCAAGTATAGCTGACATGGCCAGTGCTGTGGAAATTTCATCCAAGAAAAACAGGACAATGAAAACTTTTGTGAAACTGTTTCAGAGTGGGAAAGCCCTGGAAGCTTGTGAAGCTGATTTGACTAGACCAAGTGTCGGGACAACAGTAACAGTATATAACCTATTTTACCAGTTACCTGTAAGGAGAAAATGCATGGATCCTAGACTGGAGTTTGAGAAGGTTAGGCAGAGGATAGAAGCTCTCTCACTCATGCATCcttccatatctttctccttGAGAAATGATGTTTCTGGTTCCATGGTTCTTCAGctccctaaaaccaaagacatatgTTCCCGATTTTGTCAAATTTATGGACTGGGTAGGTCCCAAAAgttaagagaaataaaatttaagtacAGGGAGTTTGAGCTCAGTGGATATATCAGCTCTGAAGCACATTACAATAAGAATATGCAGTTTTTGTTTGTGAACAAAAGACTAGTTTTAAGGACAAAATTGCATAAACTCATTGACTTTTTATTAAGGAAAGAAAGTATTATATGCAAGCCAAAGAATGGCTCTGCCAGTAGGCAAATGAATTCATGTCCTCGGCATCGGTCTAACCCAGAACTCCATGGGATATATATAATGAACGTGCAGTGCCAGTTCTCTGAGTATGATGTATGCATGGAGCCAGCAAAAACTCTGATTGAGTTTCAGAACTGGGATACTCTCTTGGTTTGCATTCAGGAAGGAGTAAAAACGTTTTTAAAGCAAGAAAAATTATTTGTGGAATTATCAGGTGAGGACATTAAGGAATTTAGTGAAGATAATGATTTTAGTTTACTTGGTACTGCTCTTCAGAAGCATATGTCCTCTGATGAGAAGTGTGACCAGGTCAGTTTCCAGGAAGCGTGTAATAATATTGTGGATTCCTATGAAATGTTTAATTTGCAATCAAAAGCTGTGAAGAGAAAAGCTACTGTGGAAGACATAGACACACAGAATTCTAGGGGTTCAGAAGTGATcagaaaaaagacaaatgattcGTTTTTGCCCAGCTGTAAACCAGGTGGCTCAGCCAATAGTAAAATTATGGAGTCATCTTTACAAAAGAGAGAGAACTCTTGCTCAGAGTCAGAGCTCTTAGAACAGGAGACAGTTGAAGCATTAGAAtcagaagaaaatgagaaacaaaaaaaaacttgctcGAAACTTAACTCTCCAGAAGACCCATGTGGAACCAGTTCGGAGTTGTTTGCAAGCCCTTTTCAGGCACCACATCACTTTGAGGATAGTGAGAAAGATCTAGAAATACAGAAAGTAAGTACCACTGTTAATGGCATGGCTGCCAACATCCTGAAAAATAATATAATTCAGAGTCAACCAGAGAGAGTTAAAGATGCTACTGAAATGGGATGCCAACCTTTGCCCTTTGAGACAATATTTTTGAGAGCAAATGGTACTCAGAGAGgagaagaagagaaaaggaaaaaagagactaGTAATTATGGAGGCAAAAACATTTTTAGTTATGGACAAGTTAAATTGTGTTCCACTGGCTTTATAACTCATGTGGTACAAAATGAGCAAACTAAATCAACTGGAACAgaacattcatttaaaaattgtGTTCGACCTGGTCCTGTGAGTGCCAGAGAAACATTTGGAAATAGAACAGGCCATTCAGTTGAGACTCCAGGCATCGAAGATTTAACCAGCACTTTAAGTAAAGAAGCTGCTCAACTGCCGAACAAAGTATTTTGTAGAACAAATATAAGTTATAAACTAGAGAACAAACCTGTAGGAACTTACAAAAATCTTGCTGTTTTTCAGGAACATAGTACAAAATCACGTACAAGTTGCTTATTACCTGATACATCCTCTTCTTTTCCTTGGTATAAAGATGTTTTAAATGGTAGTAAGAAAACAGATAAATTGATTGGTTCCTCCCAACCAGTAGCCCAAAAGAAGCTAAGCTTGAATTCACAGCTAGGATCCTTAGAGAAGTTTAAGAGGCAATATGGGAAAGTTAAAAATCCTCTGAATACAGAAGTGGaggaaaataataattttgaaatCGCTACTGATTTCAGTCCTCAAGCTGAATCTGACATTCCATTGGAAGACAAAAACCACTTAGATAACTCTGATACTTGTAAAATCTCTTTGAAACGTAATGATTCAAATGGTAGTTGTGAACCAGTAAGTCACATCCTTTACTCAGAGAAGTTTCCATTCTCCAAGGAAGAAAGCTGTTTGGAACAAGAGACACCTTGTTTGAGAGAAAGCCCTATAAAGGAGTTATTTCACCTTGACAGAAAATCCTTGAATGTTGAGAAGTCACTAGCCTCTAAATTGTCCAGAATGAAGGGTTCCGAAAGAGAGCCTCAAACAATGGAGATTATGAGTCATTTTAACGAACTTCCACAATCAGATTCCAGCAGGAAAGACAGATTAACCCTAGATTCTTGCAAATTATTCAGAAATGAGCAAAAAAATCCAGAAAGTAGCATCATCCCAATGTCAGACTCTGTTGCACAGGATAATTCCGTCAATAAAGATAGAgaaacacctgacaacaatacAACAGGGAACTGTGTGATACCGGAAACTCCTTTGGTATTGCCCTCTAATAATTCTCAAATTATCAGTAAAGATTCAGGTGATCCTATACCTTCAGAACCGCAGGTAGGAAATACTGACTCTCCCAGTGGAGTGTTGGTGAGCCACGTAGCCGATTCCACAGCCGACCAAAATGAAACTGGTTTTCAGAGTGAGGAATCTAACGCAAGAGCTTGTTCTGAAAATGAAGACTCAAACACGTGTCCTGTGGATTGGCAGCAGCATTTCGATGTCGCCTTGGGAAGAATGGTTTACATCAACAAAATAACTGGACTTAGCACATTCATTGCTCCTGCTGAGGACACTCGGGCCGCTTGTACGAAAGATCTGACAACCGTGGCTGTGAATGTCGTTCTTGAGAATG gGTCTCAGTACAGGTGTCATCCTTTTCGAAGCGACCttgttcttcctttccttcctagaGCTCGGGAAGAGAGGGCTGTGATGAGACCAAATAACAGAG ATACCGTGGGTGATGCTGTGGGGAGCAGATCACTTCAGTCCTTGTTCTCCGGATGGGACAATCCAGTATTTGCCCGTTATCCAGAG GTTGCTGTTGATGTAAGCAGTGCCCAGGCTGAGAGCTTAGCAGTGAAAATTCACAACATCTTGTATCCTTATCGTTTCACCAAAGAAATGATTCATTCGATGCAG GTTCTCCAGCAAGTGGATAACAAGTTTATTGTCTGTTTAATGAGCACCAAGACTGAAGAGAATGGTGAGGCAG GTGGAAACCTGCTGGTATTGGTGGATCAGCATGCTGCCCATGAGCGTGTTCGTTTGGAGCAGCTTATTATTG ATTCCTATGAGAAGCAACAGCCACAAGGCTCTGGTCGGAAAAAACTACTATCTTCTACTATCAGTCCGCCACTAGAGATAACAGTGACGGAGGAACAGAGGAGACTCTTGTG GTGTTACCACAAAAACCTGGAAGATCTGGGCCTTGAATTTATATTTCCAGACACTAGTGATTCTCTGGTCCTTGTGGGAAAAGTACCACTCTGTTTTGTAGAAAGAGAAGCCAATGAACTTCGAAGAGGAAGATCCACTGTGACCAAGAGTATTGTGGAG gAATTTATTCGAGAACAAGTGGAG CTACTCCAGGCCACAGGAAGCATCCAAGGGACTTTGCCACTGACTGTCCAGAAGGTGTTAGCATCCCAAGCCTGCCATG GGGCCATTAAGTTTAATGATGGTCTGAGCCTAGCAGAGAGCCATCGCCTTATTGAAGCTCTGTCCCGGTGCCAGCTGCCATTCCAGTGTGCTCACGGGAGACCTTCTATGCTGCCGTTAGCTGACACAGACCATTTGGATCAGGAAAAACAG ATTAAACCCAATCTTGCTAAACTTCGCAAAATGGCCCAGGCCTGGAGTTTCTTTGGAAAAGCAGAAGGATGTGATACAAGGCAGAGCCTCCAGGCACCTGTACCTCCTTGTGAGCCAAAGTGA